A DNA window from Pseudomonas sp. GD03919 contains the following coding sequences:
- a CDS encoding ATP-binding protein: MIRPSHTPSVTSWVGLLATLLLMGGLVELGLWRYNQYRDQEEQRFLRAQGYEMRAVLLAELNATLHLASGLASYIPTKQGRLDATELQPWLRGLFAQGRYIRNIGLAPDNRIAYLYPLEGNESALGLYYPDFAEQWPRVQHIIANRAPQLDGPLNLVQGGRGLVYRVPVYLQDQRYWGLISTVIDYDRLMDYLDALARQRDLAIALLPFDATAAASAGNVRLPVSLAGAQWQLQVSSTSQPLVALTLARALGWGLALLITCLAAWMMHLHRRRASLAQALNRSQQDFMRAFDLAPQGMAMLKATGQLLEVNQALCQILERSREELVGAVLADFCLPSDRELLRQHLAQESGQARLGWWIRLLDAEQNPVDVECSASLLGQSVTGEALCILHIQDITERLRLQQMQREFIASVSHELRTPLTSIAGSLGLINGGALGEVPQSMQTLLQIAQSNSSRLHELINDLLDMEKLMAGKMRYDIREQPIWPLLEDAITHNQPYADQYQVALELVGHPVEVNVAFDSQRLAQVLANLISNAAKFSPPGSVVTLKASVDHDWLRVSVKDRGIGIKDEFKSRIFSRFSQADAGDARQKGGTGLGLAICKELIEAMSGSIGYESQEHLGSTFWFELPIASQVVKE; this comes from the coding sequence TTGATCCGGCCCAGCCACACGCCAAGCGTTACGAGCTGGGTAGGGCTTCTGGCGACGCTGCTGCTCATGGGTGGCCTGGTGGAGCTTGGACTCTGGCGCTACAACCAGTACAGGGATCAGGAAGAGCAGCGTTTTCTGCGTGCCCAGGGCTACGAAATGAGGGCGGTTCTGTTGGCCGAACTCAATGCCACGCTGCACCTCGCCAGCGGCTTGGCCAGTTATATACCGACCAAGCAGGGCCGCCTGGATGCAACCGAGCTGCAACCCTGGCTGCGTGGACTGTTCGCCCAGGGACGCTATATCCGCAATATTGGATTGGCGCCGGATAACCGGATTGCTTACCTCTACCCGCTTGAAGGAAATGAGTCCGCTCTGGGGCTTTACTACCCCGACTTTGCCGAGCAGTGGCCGCGGGTTCAGCACATCATCGCAAACAGGGCGCCGCAGCTGGATGGCCCCCTGAATCTGGTGCAGGGCGGCAGAGGTCTTGTCTACAGGGTGCCGGTGTATTTGCAGGACCAACGCTACTGGGGGCTGATCAGCACGGTGATTGATTACGACCGGCTCATGGACTACCTGGATGCCTTGGCGCGCCAGCGTGATCTCGCGATTGCCCTCCTACCCTTCGATGCCACGGCAGCAGCCTCGGCAGGCAACGTTCGCCTGCCGGTATCGCTGGCCGGAGCACAATGGCAACTGCAGGTTTCGAGTACATCTCAGCCGCTGGTTGCTTTGACCCTGGCCAGGGCTTTGGGCTGGGGCTTGGCCCTGCTCATCACCTGTCTGGCGGCCTGGATGATGCATTTGCATCGTCGTAGAGCAAGCCTGGCCCAGGCGCTGAATAGGAGTCAGCAGGACTTCATGCGAGCCTTCGACCTGGCTCCGCAAGGAATGGCAATGCTGAAAGCTACGGGGCAGCTTTTGGAAGTCAACCAGGCGCTATGCCAAATTCTTGAACGTAGCCGCGAAGAGTTAGTGGGTGCGGTGCTGGCTGATTTCTGCCTGCCGAGTGACCGTGAACTGTTGCGCCAACACCTCGCCCAAGAGTCCGGACAGGCGCGGCTGGGCTGGTGGATACGGCTACTGGATGCAGAGCAGAACCCTGTCGACGTCGAATGCAGTGCCTCCTTGCTTGGGCAATCGGTAACCGGCGAAGCACTGTGCATACTGCATATTCAGGACATCACCGAGCGTTTACGTCTGCAGCAGATGCAACGCGAGTTCATTGCCAGTGTCAGCCATGAACTGCGCACGCCACTGACTTCCATTGCAGGCTCCCTCGGCTTGATCAACGGGGGGGCTCTGGGCGAGGTACCACAGTCGATGCAGACACTGCTGCAAATCGCTCAGTCCAACAGTTCGCGCTTGCATGAGCTGATCAACGATCTGCTGGATATGGAAAAACTGATGGCAGGGAAAATGCGTTATGACATCCGCGAGCAACCCATCTGGCCGCTGCTTGAGGATGCCATCACGCACAACCAGCCTTACGCTGATCAATATCAGGTTGCGCTTGAGCTGGTCGGCCATCCTGTAGAGGTCAACGTCGCCTTCGATAGTCAGCGTCTGGCGCAAGTCCTGGCCAACCTGATTTCCAACGCGGCTAAGTTCTCCCCGCCCGGATCAGTCGTAACTCTCAAAGCAAGTGTCGATCACGACTGGCTGAGGGTTAGTGTCAAGGACCGTGGTATTGGTATTAAGGACGAATTCAAGAGCCGGATATTCAGCCGGTTTTCCCAAGCGGATGCGGGCGATGCCCGGCAGAAGGGTGGTACCGGACTGGGACTGGCCATCTGCAAGGAGCTCATCGAAGCCATGTCGGGAAGCATTGGTTACGAATCACAGGAACACTTGGGAAGCACCTTCTGGTTCGAGCTACCCATTGCCAGTCAGGTGGTTAAGGAATGA
- a CDS encoding PAS domain-containing sensor histidine kinase encodes MRDTSSQQKTDSAPWEQAERLKCIIDGTNIGTWEWNVQTGETTFNERWAEIIGYRLEELAPVDINTWLNHAHPDDLRESGVRLERHFSGETPFYDYQCRMRHKSGRWVWVHDRGRVVSWTDEGKPLMMYGTHADITEMREQQDEAHRTSAQLQAILDSATGVSVIATNPDGLITLFNRGAQRLLGYQAEEVVGLQTPALIHLGEEVEQRGRELSQLLGREISGFEVFVHLARQGEPETRQWTYVHKDGTRRRVNLTVSAIFDRQGTLSGYLGIASDISELESTTRALQESENRFRGLVVNLPGVVYRCENDANWTMRYMSDEVSSLTGFPASDFIDNRVRSFSSVVHPDDLHITYQSVAAIERHEKFELTYRLKHVDGHSAWVREQGRGEYDANGDLLWVSGFIWDISDRKAAEDALRISERRFSGAFNTAPQGIAIVDLDGRWMEVNDALCRMLGYSREELLQLDFQHITHPDDLAKDLALLQQLLEGVIADYQLEKRYVDKRGNVLWILLSVSLVRDALGVPLHFVSQIQDITDRFEAEKRLREREEYLSTLLDNVIDAIVTIDESGLIETFNPAAERIFGYGKADVVGQNVKLLMPERYREQHDSFLFAYRESGVPRILGKDLELPAQRRNGELFTMELAVSQITLQSQRRFIAVIRDISERKRIERMKNEFVSTVSHELRTPLTSIAGTLGLINGGALGEVPAQMGEMLRIAQSNSQRLSGLINDLLDMDKLVAGKMTFDLQALRLWPLLEAAIEQNQPYAAQHSVALHLKPPQLEVEVRVDRQRFDQVMANLLSNAAKFSAPGADVEVSAALAVTRVRISVRDFGMGIPEAFRARIFGKFSQADATDTRQKGGTGLGLAITKELIERMAGAIGFESVEGQGTVFWVELPVEQHP; translated from the coding sequence ATGCGAGACACTTCCAGCCAGCAGAAAACGGACTCAGCCCCATGGGAGCAGGCCGAACGCCTCAAGTGCATCATCGATGGCACCAACATTGGTACATGGGAGTGGAACGTTCAGACGGGTGAAACCACCTTCAATGAGCGTTGGGCGGAGATTATTGGCTACCGCCTCGAGGAACTGGCCCCCGTCGACATCAATACCTGGTTAAACCACGCCCATCCCGATGACCTCCGTGAGTCAGGCGTCCGCCTGGAGCGCCACTTCAGTGGCGAAACGCCCTTCTATGACTATCAATGCCGCATGCGCCACAAGTCGGGGCGCTGGGTTTGGGTGCATGACCGTGGGCGTGTTGTGAGTTGGACTGATGAAGGTAAGCCGTTGATGATGTATGGCACTCATGCCGATATCACCGAGATGCGCGAGCAGCAGGATGAGGCCCATCGAACCAGTGCTCAGCTACAGGCCATCCTCGACTCGGCAACCGGCGTCAGCGTCATCGCCACCAACCCTGATGGGCTGATTACGCTTTTCAACCGGGGCGCTCAACGCCTGCTGGGCTATCAGGCAGAGGAAGTGGTTGGTCTCCAGACTCCGGCCTTAATCCACCTGGGGGAAGAGGTGGAGCAACGAGGTCGCGAGCTTTCACAGCTCTTAGGTCGCGAGATCAGTGGTTTCGAGGTTTTCGTCCATCTGGCGCGACAGGGAGAGCCTGAAACGCGGCAATGGACCTATGTGCACAAGGATGGCACTCGGCGCAGAGTGAACCTGACGGTAAGTGCCATATTCGACAGGCAGGGCACGCTATCCGGTTATCTGGGCATTGCTAGTGACATATCTGAATTGGAGTCCACCACTAGAGCGTTGCAGGAGAGCGAAAATCGTTTCCGGGGACTTGTAGTCAACCTGCCCGGTGTCGTCTATCGCTGTGAGAACGATGCCAATTGGACCATGCGTTACATGAGTGATGAAGTCTCTTCTCTGACCGGTTTTCCGGCCAGTGACTTCATTGATAACCGCGTCCGCAGCTTTTCCAGTGTCGTGCACCCTGATGACCTGCACATCACCTACCAGTCCGTCGCGGCCATTGAGCGACATGAAAAATTTGAGCTCACCTACCGGCTTAAGCATGTAGACGGTCACAGCGCCTGGGTGAGGGAGCAAGGTCGGGGTGAATACGACGCTAACGGTGATCTGCTCTGGGTGTCCGGCTTTATCTGGGATATCAGCGACCGCAAGGCAGCCGAGGACGCACTGCGCATCAGCGAGCGGCGCTTCAGTGGCGCATTCAACACTGCCCCCCAGGGCATTGCCATCGTCGACCTTGACGGGCGCTGGATGGAGGTCAATGACGCCCTCTGTCGCATGCTGGGGTACAGCCGTGAGGAGTTACTGCAGCTCGACTTTCAGCACATTACCCATCCCGATGACCTGGCCAAGGATTTGGCACTTCTGCAACAGCTTCTGGAGGGTGTGATCGCCGACTACCAACTGGAGAAGCGTTACGTCGACAAGCGCGGCAACGTGCTGTGGATTCTGCTCAGTGTTTCATTGGTACGCGACGCTCTGGGGGTACCCCTGCACTTCGTGTCACAGATTCAGGACATTACGGATCGCTTCGAGGCCGAGAAACGCCTGCGGGAACGTGAAGAATACCTCAGCACCCTGCTGGACAACGTCATCGATGCCATCGTGACCATCGATGAGAGCGGGTTGATTGAAACCTTCAACCCGGCGGCTGAGCGGATTTTCGGTTACGGGAAAGCAGACGTGGTAGGGCAGAACGTTAAGTTGTTGATGCCCGAGCGCTACCGTGAGCAGCATGACAGTTTTCTATTCGCCTACCGAGAGAGTGGCGTTCCACGAATACTGGGAAAGGACTTAGAGCTGCCCGCACAGCGACGCAATGGTGAGCTGTTCACCATGGAGTTAGCCGTGTCACAGATCACGCTGCAGAGTCAGCGCCGTTTCATTGCTGTCATCCGGGACATCAGCGAGCGCAAGCGTATCGAACGAATGAAGAATGAATTCGTCTCCACCGTCAGCCACGAGTTGCGCACACCACTCACCTCAATTGCCGGAACTCTGGGCCTGATCAACGGTGGGGCACTGGGCGAGGTCCCTGCGCAGATGGGGGAAATGTTGCGTATCGCCCAGAGTAACAGCCAGCGCTTGTCAGGTCTGATCAATGACCTGTTGGACATGGACAAGCTCGTGGCCGGCAAGATGACATTTGACCTGCAGGCGCTGCGGCTCTGGCCACTGTTGGAGGCGGCCATAGAGCAGAATCAGCCCTATGCCGCGCAACACTCGGTCGCTCTGCATCTGAAGCCACCGCAGTTGGAGGTCGAGGTGCGTGTGGACAGGCAGCGCTTTGATCAGGTCATGGCCAACCTGCTCTCCAATGCGGCCAAGTTCTCTGCACCGGGCGCTGATGTTGAGGTTTCTGCAGCCCTGGCCGTAACGCGGGTGCGCATCAGCGTGCGTGACTTTGGCATGGGGATCCCTGAGGCCTTTCGCGCGCGCATCTTCGGTAAGTTCTCACAGGCTGATGCCACGGATACCCGGCAGAAAGGCGGAACAGGCCTGGGGCTGGCGATCACCAAGGAACTGATTGAGCGCATGGCTGGAGCCATCGGCTTTGAGTCCGTCGAGGGCCAGGGGACGGTCTTCTGGGTGGAGCTGCCCGTGGAGCAACACCCTTGA
- a CDS encoding IS1182 family transposase: protein MKRFIQGEHRGQSTLLPESLNDYVADTNPVRVVDVFVDELDLGQLGFDGVIPAETGRPAYHPADLLKIYIYGYLNRIQSSRRLEREAQRNVELMWLTGRLKPDFKTIANFRKDNGKAIRGVCRQFVVLCQQLGLFAEALVAIDGSKFKAVNNRDRNFTSAKLQRRMEEIESSISRYLTALDTADRQEPVVAQAKAERLHSKIAALKTKMQELRDIGAQLESAPDKQISLTDPDARSMMTRGTGLVGYNVQAAVDTKHHLIVTHEVTNNGVDRDQLSAMAKQARDAMGVESLSVVADRGYFKSEEILACHEVGITTFVPKAKTSAAAAAGRFGRDDFIYDAAHDEYRCPIGERLVWRFSTVEKGLKLHRYWSSHCQGCALKDQCTPSAQRRVSRWEHESVLDAMQSRLDQAPEMMRIRRQTVEHPFGTLKAWMGATHFLTKTLDRVSTEMSLHVLAYNFKRVLNLLGNSALMAAMRA, encoded by the coding sequence ATGAAGCGCTTTATCCAGGGAGAGCATCGAGGCCAAAGCACACTGCTTCCCGAGAGCCTGAATGACTACGTGGCGGACACCAACCCGGTGCGGGTGGTCGATGTTTTCGTCGATGAACTCGATCTTGGCCAACTGGGTTTCGATGGCGTCATCCCGGCTGAAACTGGTCGGCCTGCCTACCATCCTGCCGACTTGCTGAAGATCTACATCTACGGCTACCTCAATCGCATCCAATCCAGCCGCCGCCTTGAGCGAGAGGCTCAGCGCAACGTCGAGCTGATGTGGCTGACCGGGCGTTTGAAGCCGGACTTCAAGACCATCGCCAATTTCCGCAAGGATAACGGCAAGGCAATCCGCGGCGTCTGTCGGCAGTTCGTGGTGCTGTGTCAGCAGCTCGGTCTGTTTGCCGAGGCGCTGGTGGCCATCGACGGCAGCAAGTTCAAGGCGGTCAACAATCGTGACCGCAACTTCACCAGTGCCAAGCTGCAACGTCGGATGGAGGAGATCGAATCCAGCATCAGCCGCTACCTGACAGCGCTAGATACCGCCGACCGACAGGAGCCCGTAGTGGCACAGGCCAAGGCAGAGCGCCTGCACAGCAAGATTGCCGCCCTTAAAACCAAGATGCAGGAACTGCGAGATATCGGGGCTCAGCTTGAGTCCGCCCCGGACAAGCAGATCTCCCTGACCGATCCAGATGCCCGCTCGATGATGACTCGCGGCACCGGCTTGGTTGGCTACAACGTCCAGGCTGCGGTCGATACGAAGCATCACCTGATCGTGACGCACGAGGTCACCAACAACGGCGTCGACCGCGACCAACTGAGTGCCATGGCCAAGCAGGCACGGGACGCGATGGGCGTGGAATCACTGTCGGTGGTCGCCGACCGGGGGTATTTCAAAAGTGAGGAAATCCTCGCCTGCCACGAAGTAGGCATCACCACCTTCGTGCCCAAGGCCAAGACATCGGCCGCCGCAGCAGCTGGTCGCTTTGGTCGCGATGATTTCATCTATGACGCGGCCCATGACGAGTACCGTTGCCCAATCGGAGAACGCTTGGTCTGGCGTTTCTCGACGGTTGAGAAAGGCCTGAAACTGCACCGTTACTGGAGTTCGCACTGCCAAGGTTGTGCGTTGAAAGATCAGTGCACGCCGAGCGCACAGCGGCGGGTGAGTCGCTGGGAGCACGAGTCGGTGCTCGACGCGATGCAGTCCCGTCTAGATCAGGCGCCGGAGATGATGCGCATCCGCCGTCAGACGGTGGAACATCCGTTCGGCACGTTGAAGGCCTGGATGGGCGCCACTCATTTTCTCACCAAGACGCTCGACCGGGTGAGCACGGAAATGAGCCTGCATGTGCTCGCCTACAACTTCAAACGGGTGCTGAACCTGCTGGGCAATAGTGCGCTGATGGCCGCAATGAGGGCCTGA
- a CDS encoding Fic family protein: protein MPSSTDLLNSIQTSGNGLSLTELLVRHPDIARRTAQRLIAKLIETGQISAQGEGRARRYFGTAIQAETSPLDTDTDSFPSFIPLSADSRDILAYINQPTEARKPVGYQRDFLDTYQPNVTSYLPESLRRQLHRMGKTTDAVEPAGTYSRAVLNRLLIDLSWASSHLEGNTYSRLDTRQLIEHGKAARGKAAIETQMILNHKTAIELLVENIESAEFNRYTLMNLHSALAENLLPNPADEGRIRQHAVDIGKSTYRPLSTPQQIEDTLEVLLSKANQITDPFEQSFFMMVHLPYLQPFADINKRTSRLAANLPLFRANLCPLTFLDVPEQAYSRATLGVYEMTRVELLRDLYLWAYERSTQEYLAIKQDLAEPDPLRLTWRDFIKSTIREVVTHPELDPLTCIQHAVAEHVSDTEQPEVQALIVEELRRLHEGVLARYGLRPSEFTLWKSRHGN from the coding sequence ATGCCCTCTTCCACAGATTTACTAAATAGCATCCAGACATCTGGGAACGGATTGTCGCTGACAGAGCTATTAGTCAGGCACCCTGACATCGCTCGGAGAACAGCACAGCGGCTGATTGCAAAGCTGATAGAAACCGGTCAAATCTCAGCGCAAGGTGAAGGTAGAGCGCGGCGTTACTTCGGAACAGCTATCCAGGCAGAAACGAGTCCCCTGGATACCGATACTGATAGTTTTCCGTCCTTTATCCCGCTGTCGGCAGACAGTCGGGACATCCTCGCTTACATCAACCAGCCAACTGAAGCTCGCAAGCCCGTTGGCTACCAGCGCGACTTTCTGGACACCTACCAGCCGAACGTAACGAGCTACCTGCCGGAATCCTTGCGGCGCCAACTGCACAGAATGGGCAAAACCACAGACGCTGTGGAGCCTGCTGGCACTTACAGCCGTGCGGTACTGAATCGCCTGCTGATTGATTTGTCGTGGGCATCCAGTCATTTGGAAGGAAACACTTATTCGCGACTCGATACTCGACAGCTCATTGAGCATGGCAAGGCCGCCCGAGGCAAAGCGGCTATCGAAACGCAGATGATCTTGAACCATAAAACGGCAATCGAGCTGTTGGTCGAGAACATTGAAAGCGCAGAGTTCAACCGCTACACATTGATGAACCTGCACAGCGCCTTGGCCGAGAACCTGCTCCCAAATCCTGCAGATGAAGGCCGCATCCGGCAGCATGCCGTCGACATTGGGAAAAGCACCTATCGCCCTCTCTCAACACCACAACAGATTGAGGACACCTTGGAGGTTCTGCTTAGCAAGGCCAATCAGATTACTGATCCGTTCGAGCAGTCGTTCTTCATGATGGTGCACCTGCCCTACCTGCAGCCCTTTGCCGACATCAACAAGCGCACCTCCAGACTGGCAGCGAACCTGCCACTGTTTCGCGCCAACCTATGTCCGCTGACATTTCTGGATGTACCCGAACAGGCCTACAGCCGCGCCACGTTGGGCGTATACGAAATGACCCGGGTAGAGCTGCTGCGCGACCTGTACCTCTGGGCCTATGAACGCTCAACGCAGGAGTACCTGGCAATCAAGCAAGACCTTGCTGAACCAGACCCACTTAGACTGACCTGGCGGGACTTCATCAAATCGACCATTCGAGAGGTCGTCACTCATCCTGAGCTTGATCCACTGACCTGCATTCAACACGCAGTAGCTGAGCATGTTTCAGACACTGAGCAGCCAGAAGTACAAGCCCTGATCGTTGAAGAGCTCCGACGACTGCACGAAGGGGTGCTGGCGCGTTACGGATTACGGCCATCCGAGTTCACCCTCTGGAAATCGCGCCATGGGAATTGA
- a CDS encoding inositol monophosphatase family protein — translation MDYESLLAQVVQLVEDAGLLLITEWQRPEGPRGSGDKADVDVEIESLLKPRLLQLLDCDFWGEETGHRLTGARYCWVVDPNDGTADFLKGHKGSAISVGLLEDAQPVLGVVYAPVLLDGDSDCVAWAKGAPCVLRNGSPIKATLTQKEWNQDSRVMVSTAATNKPEINSELCSPGCFVAMPSIAYRLARVAAGDGDAGVSLVPVSAHDVAAGHALLIGAGGVLIDQDGNSITYVTEADMQTVSRRCFGGTREACQSLASRNWSKVFT, via the coding sequence ATGGATTACGAAAGCCTTCTTGCACAGGTCGTCCAACTAGTCGAAGACGCTGGCCTGCTGCTCATTACTGAATGGCAGCGCCCAGAAGGACCTCGCGGCTCAGGCGATAAAGCAGATGTCGATGTTGAAATTGAATCACTGCTAAAGCCGCGGTTACTGCAGCTGCTCGACTGTGATTTCTGGGGTGAGGAAACAGGCCATAGGCTCACAGGAGCCAGGTATTGCTGGGTTGTTGACCCCAATGATGGGACTGCAGACTTCCTGAAAGGCCACAAAGGCTCTGCAATATCTGTCGGCTTGCTTGAGGATGCCCAACCGGTGCTTGGCGTGGTCTATGCACCTGTTTTGCTGGATGGTGATTCCGACTGCGTCGCATGGGCAAAAGGGGCACCGTGTGTGCTTCGCAATGGGAGCCCCATTAAAGCGACACTCACCCAAAAAGAATGGAATCAAGACAGCAGAGTTATGGTCAGCACTGCGGCAACGAACAAGCCCGAAATCAATTCTGAATTGTGCTCACCAGGTTGCTTTGTGGCGATGCCCAGCATCGCCTATCGGTTGGCACGAGTCGCAGCAGGTGATGGGGATGCAGGCGTATCGCTTGTGCCGGTTTCAGCACACGATGTGGCTGCAGGTCATGCGCTGCTAATTGGCGCAGGGGGCGTGCTGATTGACCAGGATGGGAACAGCATCACTTATGTCACTGAAGCCGACATGCAGACAGTATCTCGGAGATGCTTTGGCGGTACGCGAGAAGCCTGCCAGTCACTGGCAAGCCGAAATTGGAGCAAGGTATTTACATGA
- a CDS encoding AbrB/MazE/SpoVT family DNA-binding domain-containing protein, with protein MKTLKVVIEDWDGDGAIRIPDEVLQELGVDVGDSLYLVEEYVGSTRCLAGR; from the coding sequence ATGAAAACGCTAAAAGTCGTGATCGAGGATTGGGATGGTGATGGCGCCATTCGCATTCCCGATGAGGTCCTCCAAGAGCTCGGTGTAGATGTTGGTGACTCCCTTTATCTAGTCGAGGAATACGTTGGCTCAACGCGGTGCCTAGCAGGCCGTTGA
- a CDS encoding IS5-like element ISPst12 family transposase produces MRGLDLKQNELFSYTTLEQRIPNDHPLRPLRGLVDTVLASMDRDFDGLYSTLGRASIAPERLLRASLLQVIYTIRSERQLVEQIDFNLLFRWFVGLSMDERMWDHSTFSQNRDRLFNQDVARLFFQRIKSLAAWSEYASNEHFSVDGTLIDAWASHKSFIKKDGGDPPEDGTRNPDADFKGEKRSNATHQSTSDPEARLARKSNGDASRLAHMAHTMMEHRNGLIVDVECTEFNGRAEVEAALEMLERTAKPGSTVGADKNYDQKRFVQRARELKVTPHVAQKRKGSAIDGRTTRHPGYAASQKIRKRIEEGFGWLKTVGGLRKTKLIGRAKLSAQLLLGFSVYNLIRLGSLSGWWRGSHV; encoded by the coding sequence ATGCGTGGACTCGACCTCAAACAAAACGAGCTGTTCAGTTATACGACGCTGGAGCAGCGCATCCCGAACGATCACCCGCTGCGTCCCCTGCGAGGCCTGGTCGATACCGTTCTGGCTTCGATGGATCGGGACTTCGACGGGCTGTACTCCACCCTGGGACGGGCCTCGATTGCGCCGGAGCGGCTGCTGCGCGCCTCGTTGCTGCAGGTGATTTACACCATTCGCTCCGAGCGGCAGTTGGTCGAGCAGATTGATTTCAACCTGCTGTTTCGCTGGTTCGTCGGCTTGTCGATGGACGAGCGCATGTGGGATCACTCGACCTTCAGCCAGAACCGTGACCGCTTGTTCAACCAGGATGTAGCGCGGCTGTTCTTCCAGCGCATCAAGTCGCTGGCCGCATGGTCCGAGTACGCCAGCAACGAGCATTTCAGCGTCGATGGCACGCTGATCGACGCCTGGGCCTCGCACAAGTCCTTTATCAAGAAGGATGGCGGCGACCCACCGGAGGATGGCACGCGCAACCCCGATGCCGACTTCAAGGGCGAGAAGCGCAGCAACGCGACCCACCAATCGACCAGCGATCCCGAGGCCCGGCTGGCGCGCAAGAGCAATGGCGATGCCAGTCGTCTGGCGCACATGGCCCACACGATGATGGAGCACCGCAACGGTCTGATCGTGGATGTGGAATGCACCGAGTTCAATGGACGTGCCGAGGTAGAGGCGGCGCTGGAGATGCTGGAGCGCACGGCCAAGCCGGGCAGCACGGTAGGTGCAGACAAGAATTACGACCAGAAGCGTTTCGTGCAGAGGGCGCGCGAGCTGAAAGTGACACCGCATGTGGCGCAGAAGCGCAAGGGCAGCGCCATCGATGGGCGCACCACGCGGCATCCGGGGTATGCCGCCAGCCAGAAGATCCGCAAGCGGATCGAAGAAGGTTTTGGCTGGCTGAAGACGGTTGGCGGCCTGCGCAAGACCAAGCTGATCGGTCGCGCCAAGCTGAGTGCTCAGTTATTGCTGGGTTTCTCGGTCTACAACCTGATCCGACTGGGTAGCCTGTCGGGTTGGTGGCGAGGATCGCATGTATAG